The sequence below is a genomic window from Streptomyces sp. NBC_00289.
GGGAGATCCCGGCCGCGAGGACCAGGACGCCGGCGATCTGGACCAGGGTGACGACCCGGTAGAGCACGTCGTCGTTGTCGTACGCCGAGGCGAACCAGGTGAAGTTCATCCACGCCCACCAGATGGCGAAGAAGATCATCGCGTAGTCGAGGATCCCCTGGCCCGCGTGCCCCTCGGCGACGGCGTGCACCAACTGGACGCCCGCCTGCGCGATGGCCACGACGAAACACAGGTCGAAGAAGAGTTCCAGCGGTGAGGCGACCCGGTGCGCCTCCTGACGGCCGCGCGCCGTGAGTCTGCGCAGAGGAGGGCGGCCTGCGGGCGCGCCCGGAGGCTTGGGCGGGGGAGTGGGACTGGAGGTCATGGGGCCAAGCACAGCAGATGGACCGGACGGGTTCCGCAGGGACGTCCACGTACCCTGGACGCATGAGTACCGCCCCCGACCCCGAGCCGCGCGAGCCCAAGGCCGAGTTGGTCTTCGACGATCCGTTGGACCAGCAGTCCTCGGACGACACGGACCGTGGGTGGGGCGAGCGGCCCGGCACCACCGGTGACAGCGCGGCCGACCTGCGGCGCTTCCTCGACGAGAAGCCGCCCCACCACATCTGAGCCTCGCGGACCAGGCCGGCCCACGCCCGCCGGGTTGCGCGCAGCGCGCCTGTCAGGGCTCGTTGTGCCCCGAGCCGCGCTGCTGCCGGGCGATCAGCGCGTCGCGGATCTCCTTGAGCACCTCCAGCTCCGTCACCTCGATGACCTCGCGGGTGCCCTCCTTCGCCTTCCTGCGGGCCTCCAGCCGGGCCAGGTACTTCGCCATGGGCAGGACCATCAGGAAGTAGACGACGGCCGCGGTGATCACGAAGGTGAGGGTGGCGCCGAGCACCGAGCCCCACAGGAGCCGGATGCCCTCGTCGCCCTTGCACGTCGCACTCAGGCACGAGCTGTAACTGTCGAGGTTCTGCGTGCCGATCGCTCCGACCAGCGGGTTGATCAGGCCCTTCACCACCGAGTTGACGATGTTGGTGAAGGCGGCGCCGATCACCACCGCCACCGCCAGATCGACGACGTTCCCGCGCATCAGGAAGGCCTTGAAGCCCTGCCAGACGCTCGGTTCCTTCTTCGCGCTCACCCCGGGGCCTCTCGTCGGATACACAGCTTGTGGAACAAACAGCTCCGCAACCTACGTCAGGGCGGGGCGGCCCTGTCCAATCGCACCCCTCCAATGAGGGACTTGACCAGTTTTCGCGCACGGTGTGTGAGAGCCAGCTCAGCACAGCGTCACCGCCAACCGTGCCGTGGCGCTCGCCCCCGCGAGACGCGTCGCGGTGGAACGCGGCACCGAGAGCACCACCAGCGCTCCGCCGTCGCTCGCGTCGTCCAGCGGCTCGGGCACCTTCGTCACCCGCGCCCCGCGCGCGACCAGGCGGGCCTCGCCGCCCGCCACGGGTTCCTCGGCGGCGATGACGTCCACCCGGTCGCCGGGACGCAACAGCCGGACCGTGGCGCCGTCGGCGATCCGCACCGGCGCGGCCACCATCTGGACGGCGCGGTGTTCCCGTACCGGCTCGGCCGCCGGATGCCCGCGGGCCCGGTCGGGGTGTCCAGGGCCGGCCGCCACCAGCGCGGCCGCGGTCACCGCGAGCCCGGCCGCCACGGCCCGCCTCCGGTGCCGTGCGAGCCGACGCAGCTGGTACCGCCCGCCGCGCACGCGGACCGGAGCGAAGTACGGTACCTCGCAGGTGGGGGGAGCATCCGTGCCGAGCGGGCGCGGCGGCAGCGAGGGGAACGGAGGGGACGAGGGTGTGAAGGGCACGGGACCACCACCTGGGACGAGGGATCGGCTTGCCCTGCCACGATGAGGCTTCGTGCCGCCGCCCGTCGGAGCCGGTGGACAACCGGCCGGTTGTGGACAACGCCCTCACCCGAACGAGACGCTCCGCAGCGGTAGGCGGTAGGCGGTAGGCGGTAGGCGGTAGGCGGTAGGCGGTAGCGGTACGCGACACCGGCAGGCGGCCCGCGGCCTTCGGCACCGCACCGGCCTTCGGCACCGCACCGGCCTTCGGCACCGCACCGGCCGGCCTTCGGCACCGGCACCGGCCTCCGGCACAGGCACCGCACCGGCCTCCGGCACCGGCCCAGCCTCGCGTGCCGGCCGGCACCGGCCCGCCCGACAACGCACGCACCGCAGCGCCACGCCACCGCAGCGCCACGCCACCACAACCGCCACGCCACCACAACCGCCACGCCACCACAACCGCCACGCCGCCACAACCGCTACGGATGCCACACCACCACAACCACTACGGCAGCTCGAACCCCGGATCCATCCCGCCCAGCGCCGACGTGCACAGGCAGTCCCGCTCCTCGTTCGAGGGCAGTGCGGCCACCGCGTCGAACAGCACGCCCCGGAGCCGGTCGACGTTCGCCGCGAACACCCGCAGCACCTCGTCGTGGGAGACGCCCTCGCCGGTCTCCGCGCCGGCGTCGAGGTCGGTGACCAGGGTCAGCGAGGAGTAGCAGAGTTCGAGTTCACGCGCGAGCGTCGCCTCGGGGTGGCCCGTCATCCCCACCACGGACCAGCCCTGCGCCTGGTGCCACAACGATTCGGCGCGGGTCGAGAAGCGCGGCCCCTCGACCACGACCAGCGTGCCGCCGTCCACCGGTTCCCAGTCCCGGCCGCGCGCCGCCTTCAGCGAGGCCGCGCGCCCGACCGGGCAGTAGGGGTCGGCCAGGGACACGTGCACCACGTTCGGCACCGTGCCGTCGGGCAGCGGCAGCCCGTCGAAGTACGACTGCGCCCGGGACTTCGTGCGGTCGACCATCTGGTCCGGCACCAGCAGGGTGCCCGGCCCGTACTCGGGGCGCAGACCGCCCACCGCGCACGGGCCGAGGACCTGGCGCGCGCCGACCGAGCGCAGCGCCCACAGGTTCGCGCGGTAGTTGATGCGGTGCGGCGGCAGGTGGTGCCCGCGCCCGTGGCGGGGCAGGAAGGCGACCCGGCGGCCGGCGATCTCGCCGAGGAAGAGGGAGTCACTGGGCGGTCCGTAGGGGGTGTCCACCTGGACCTCGGTCACCTCGTCGAGGAACGAGTAGAAGCCGGAGCCGCCGATTACACCGATCTCTGCGTTCGCCATGACCAGCACATTAGCGGGCGCCGCACCGGGACCCACCAGGGGCCCGGAAACGCCGAAAGCCCTGCCGTCGTACGACGGCAGGGTCTCCGCGATCCGTTCGGGGAGCCGGTGTTACGCGGCGGAGCTGCTGCTGGACGAGCTGCCGGTGCTCGACGACTTCGACTTCGACTTCGAGTCCGAGGACGCCGACGAGGTCGAGGACGACTTCGACTCCGAGGACGACGACTTCGCGTCGGAGGACGTCGACTTCGAGGCCGACGCCGGCGCGCTGCTCGACGAGGAGCCGCGGCTGTCGTTGCGGTAGAAGCCGGAGCCCTTGAAGACAATGCCGACCGCGGAGAACACCTTCTTCAGGCGGCCACCGCAATTGGGGCACTCGGTCAGGGCGTCGTCGGTGAACTTCTGCACCGCCTCGAGGCCCTCGCCGCATTCGGTGCACTGGTACTGATAGGTGGGCACTGTCTTCCTCCTGGCACTCTCACTCGATGAGTGCTAACGACGGTCCATAGTGACGTATTCCCGAGGATCAGTCCACTGTCACCGGCACGCGGTGACCGACGCCACGTGCGACGGTACGGCTGCGGGGCGGTGCCGCCAGTCGTGAGCGCAGGGCCACCAGGGTGGCCAGGGCGAGCAGTGTGCCACCCATCGGGACCAGGAATCCGGCGCCGCCCCAGAAGCGGTCCTCGAGCTGTCCGGCGATCGTGACGGCGGCCGCCTGGCCGAGGGCCACCGCGCCGGTCAGCCAGGTGAACGCCTCGGTGCGGGCGCCGGCCGGAACCAGGCTGTCGACCAGCGTGTAGCCGGTGATCAGGGTGGGCGCGATGGACATGCCGACGAGGAGCCCGAGGCCGGCCAGCACCGGCACCGAGTGCGCGGCCCACAGGCCGGAGGCGGTCAGTGCGAGGGCGGCGTACCCGACGAGGAGGCGCTGTCGGGGGGCGGCCTTCCACGCGACGGCGCCGCAGACCACACCGGACAGCATGTTGCCCGCGGCGAAGACGCCGTACAGGACACCGTTCAGGCCGGGCTCGCCGATCGACTCGGTGAACGCGGCGAGCGAGACCTGCATGCCGCCGAACACGGACCCGATGCCCAGGAAGGTGACGATCAGCACGCGCACGCCGGGCACGCGCAGAGCGGAAGCGTGCCGCACGCGTGCGTGCCCCGCCGTGGCGATGGTGGGCTGCGTGCTCTTCTGCGCGGCGAACAGCAGTCCGCCGACGAGCGTCAGGGACGCCTCCGTCAGCAGGCCGGCGGCCGGGTGGAGGGTTGTGCACAGGGCCGTGGCCAGCAGGGGGCCGAAGACGAAGGTCAGCTCGTCCGTGACGGACTCGAAGGCCGCCGCGGTGGTCTGCAGCGGCGAGCCCTGGAGCCGTACGCCCCAGCGGGCACGCACCATGGGGCCGATCTGGGGCACCGAGGCGCCCGTGGGCACGGCCGCGGCGAACAGCGCCCACAGCGGGGCGTGCGCCAGCGCGAGAGCGGTCAGGGCCAGGCCGGACAAGGTGTGCACCAGTACGCCGGGGAGCAGTACCGCGCGCTGCCCGTAGCGGTCCGCGAGGCGGCCGCTGTAGGGGGCGAACAGCGCCATGGAGACGCCGGTGACGGCCGCCGCGGCGCCCGCCGCGCCGTACGAGCCGGTGGTGTGCCGCACCAGCAGCACGATGGAGATGGTGAGCATCGCGAACGGCTGGCGCGCGGCGAAGCCGGGGAGCAGGAACGTCCAGACGCCGCGGGTGCGCAGCAACTGTCCGTAGCCAGGGCGGGAGGTGACCGTGGATGCCACGGCCCGTGCCTTTCTGCCGCCTGGTAGCGCGCCTGTGCGGGGGCGCCGAGAGCTGTCCTCTTGCGCGGACTGCGGTAGATGCCGGTGCCCACTGCGGAGTGCGTCTCGGCCGCCATACGGTCGCGCCAGCTCTGCGTCAGGCAGAGTTGGTTCGATCAGAATGCGCCTTCATCATACAGTGACCAACGGCCTGTGATCCTGTGAAAACGAGCACTATGGGCTCGTTCACCTGCGATTGCCGTGGGTGTGAACTGTAGGAAACACATCCTTAACGGTGCGGCGGCGGTGTCGGACGCGAAAGCGTCGGACGCGGCGGCCCTGCCGTCAGTGTCCCGTCCCCTGCGCGCCCGGCTCGCCCGTGTCGCCCAGCCAGCCGGCCAGCTTGCCGCCGTGGCCCACCGCGCGCAGGCGTCGCTCCGCGGCGTCGCGGACGGGGTCGGTGGCGACCACGAGCAGCTCGTCCCCGCGGCGCAGCACCGTCGCCGGCAGCGGGACAAACGATTTTCCGTCGCGTACGACGAGGGTGACCGCGGCCCCGGCCGGCAGCCGCAGCTCGTTGACCTCGACGCCGTGCATCTTCGAGGCCTCGGGGATCGCGACGGACAGCAGATGGCCGCGCAGCCGTTCCAGGGGCGCCGACTCGATGCCGAGGTCGGCCGCCTCGGGGTCCCCGCCCAGGCGCAGCTTGCGGGCGAGCCACGGCAGCGTCGGACCCTGGACCAGGGTGTAGACGACGACCAGGACGAAGACGATGTTGAAGATGCGGCGGCTGGCGTCGACGCCCTGCACCATCGGGATGGTGGCCAGGATGATGGGTACGGCGCCGCGCAGCCCGGCCCAGGACATGAGGGCCTGCTCCTGCCACGGCACCCGGAACGGCGTCAGGCACAGCACGATGCTCAGCGGACGCGCCACCATCGTCAGCACCAGCCCGATGAGCAGCGCGGGCCACACGTCGTCGCCCAGCTCGTGCGGGGTGACCAGGAGGCCGAGCAGCACGAACATGCCGATCTGGGCGATCCAGCCGAGTCCGTCGGCGAACCCTCGGGTGGCCGGCCAGTGGGGGAGTTTCGCGTTGCCCATGACCATCGAGGCGAGGTAGACGGCCAGGAATCCGCTGCCGTGGGCGAGGGCGCCCGCCGCGTACGCCGTGACCGCGATGGCCATCACGGCGATCGGATAGAGGCCGGAAGCCGGCAGGGCCACATGCCTGAGTCCCCAGGAGCCCAGCCAGCCCACCGCGAGTCCCAGGGCCGCGCCGATCGCGAGTTCCAGGGCTATCTCGCCGACGAGCACGTACCAGTGCTCGACCGGGCCGGCCGTGGAGAAGGCGACCACCAGGATGACCACGGGAGCGTCGTTGAAGCCGGACTCGGCCTCCAGCATGCCCGTCACGCGCGCGGGGAGGGGGATTTTCCGCAGCACGGAGAACACCGCCGCAGCGTCCGTCGAGGACACCACCGCCCCGATGATGAGCGCCTGCCGCCACTCGAGGTCGATCAGGTAGTGCGCGGCCGTCGCGGTGACCCCGACGCTCACCGCGACCCCGGCCAGCGCCAGCGCCGTCGCGGCGGGCAGGGCCGGCCGGATCTCCTTCCACTTCGTGCCGAGGCCGCCCTCGGCCAGGATCACGACGAGGGCCGCGTATCCGATGACCTGGGTCAGTTCGGCGTTGTCGAAGTGGATGTCGCCCACGCCGTCCTGGCCCATGGCGATGCCGATGCCCAGGTAGACGAGCAGGCTGGGGAGCCCGCTGCGCGAGGAGATCCGGACCGCTGCCACGGCGACGAGCAGGACGAGCGAGCAGACGAGCAGAAGCTGGTTGAGGTGCTGGACAGTCAGCGGCCGTTCCCTTCCCTGGCCCCCGCGCTGCGCGCGAGAGCTCACGTACATCCGACACGAAGCCGAGGGGCTTCGCACCCAAGTACTTCGTTACCTTACCTAACTCTTGACGATTTCTTGACACTTCTCGGCGCAAGATCGAACGCCCGTCCGTGCCGGTTCCCTACTCCGCGTCAAGTCGCGCCGAGCCCTGCGCCTATGGTTGCTCCAGCGCTCAGTCAAAAGCACAGCCCGCCCTGCCGCTCGCGTTAGGACAGCAAGGACAGCGATGCCCCCCAACACCACCGCCTCATCGGGTCAGCAGCCCGGCAAGTCCGGCAGGAAGAAGGGGCGCAAAGCCCGATTGTTCGTCCTTGTCCTCGTACTGGCCATCATCGGCGGCCTGGCCTTCGGCGCGTACTGGTCCATCAGTACCGTTCGCGCATCGTTCCCGCAGACCAAGGGTTCGATAACGCTGGAGGGCCTGTCGGGGCCCGTGGACGTCAAGCGCGACGGCTACGGCATCCCGCAGATCTACGCCTCCTCCGACGCGGACCTGTTCATGGCGCAGGGCTACGTCCAGGCGCAGGACCGGTTCTACGAGATGGACGTCCGCCGGCACATGACCTCCGGGCGCCTGTCGGAGATGTTCGGCAAGGGCCAGGTCAAGAACGACGAGTTCCTGCGCACTCTCGGCTGGGACCGGGTCGCCGAGCAGGAGTACGACACCACCCTGTCGGCCGCCACCAAGAAGTACCTCCAGGCGTACGCCAAGGGAGTCAACGCCTACCTGAAGGGCAAGGGCGGCAAGGACATCTCCCTGGAGTACGCCGCCCTCGGGTTCACCAACGACTACACGCCCCAGCAGTGGACCCCGGTCGACTCGGTGTCCTGGCTGAAGGCGATGGCCTGGGACCTGCGCGGCAACATGCAGGACGAGATCGACCGGGCGCTGATGACCAGCCGTCTGGGCCCCAAGCAGATCGCCGACCTGTACCCGCAGTACCCGTACAGCCGCAACGCCGCGATCGTCCAGGAGGGCCAGTACGACGCGCTCACCGGGACGTTCCAGCAGAACGGCGCCACGTCGACCGGAGAGACCTCCACGACCGGCTCGACGGGCACCGCCACGGGCTCCGGCGCGTCGGCCCTGCAGAGCCAGCTGTCCGGCCTCTACGACGTCCTGGACAACGTCCCCGCGGCCGTCGGAGTGAACGGCAACGGCATCGGCTCGAACTCCTGGGTCGTCGCCGGCAAGTACACGATCACCGGAAAGCCGCTGCTGGCCAACGACCCGCACCTGTCGGCCTCGCTGCCGTCCGTCTGGTACCAGATGGGCCTGCACTGCCGCACGGTCTCCAGCAAGTGCCAGTACGACGTCACCGGCTACACCTTCGCGGGGATGCCGGGTGTGGTCATCGGCCACAACCAGAACATCGCCTGGGGCATGACGAACTCCGGGGTCGACGTCACCGACCTCTACCTGGAGAAGCTCAGCGGCGAGGGTTACCTGTACGACGGCAAGGTGAAGCCGTTCACCTCGCGCGAGGAGACCATCAAGGTCGCCGGCGGGGAGTCCAAGAAGATCGTCGTCCGTACGACCAACAACGGGCCCCTGCTGTCCGACCGTGACGACGAGCTCGTGAAGGTCGGCAAGAAGGCCACCGTCGACACCGCGGCGCCCGACCGCGGCGACGGCTACGGCATCGCGCTGAAGTGGACCGCCCTGGAGGCGGGCACCTCCATGGACGCCGTCTTCGCGATGGACAAGGCGGCCGACTGGAGCGACTTCCGGGCTGCCGCCCAGCTGTTCGACGTGCCCTCGCAGAACCTGGTCTACGCGGACACCGAGAACCACATCGGGTACACGCTGCCCGGCCGGATCCCCACGCGTGCCAAGGGCGTCGACGGCTCGATCCCGGCGCCGGGCTGGGACTCCAAGTACGCCTGGACCGGCTACATCGACCAGGACGCCCTGCCCTACGAGTTCGACCCGAAGCGCGGCTACGTCGTCACCGCCAACCAGGCCGTGGTCGACAAGGACAAGTACCCGTACACGCTCACCACCGACTGGGGTTACGGCACCCGCAGCCAGCGCATCACCGACCTGATCAAGCAGAAGATCGACGGCGGCGGCAAGATCTCCACCGACGACATGCGGCAGATGCAGCTCGACAACAGCAGCGAGATCGCCAAGCTGCTCGTGCCCAAGCTGCTGAAGATCGACATCGCCGACAAGGACGTCCGTGAGGCGCAGAAGCTCCTCGAGGGCTGGGACTACACCCAGGACCCCGACTCGGCGGCGGCCGCGTACTTCAACTCGGTCTGGCGCAACATCCTCAAGCTCGCCTTCGGCAACAAGCTGCCCAAGGAACTGCGGGTCAAGAGCCAGTGCCTGTGGGTCGACCCGGTCAACACCACCGGCCCCGTGGACGACACCCAGAAGGTCCGCGAGTGCGGCCAGCGCGACGCCGACCAGGCGCAGCCGGACGGCGGCGACCGCTGGTTCGAGGTCGTGCGCAAGCTGTTGGACGACGAGAACAGCGACTGGTGGACGACGCCCGAGGCGGGGGCCCGCGACGGAGCGGACCACAACCGCGACGACCTGTTCAAGCGCGCCCTGATCGACGCCCGCTGGGAGCTGACCGCCAAGCTGGGCAAGGACATCGACACCTGGAGCTGGGGCCGGCTGCACCGCCTGTTCCTGAAGAACCAGACCCTGGGCACCGACGGCCCCTCCTTCCTGAAGTACATCCTCAACCGCGGTCCGTGGAACCTCGGCGGCGGCGAGGCCGCGGTCAACGCGACCGGCTGGAACGCGGCAGGCGGCTACGGCGTCGTATGGGTGCCGTCGATGCGGATGGTGGTCAACCTCGACGACCTCGACAAGTCGAAGTGGATCAACCTCACCGGCGCGTCCGGGCACGCATTCAGCGCCCACTACACCGACCAGACCGGCAAGTGGGTCAAGGGCGAACTGCTGGACTGGTCCTTCTCGGACAAGGCCGTCGAGGACAGCACGAGCGACTCGCTGGTCCTGAAGCCGTGAGCCGAGCGTGAGACGGGGCCTGCACGCGCGCGTGCAGGCCCCGTTCGCCGTTTCGGCGGCCGGTGCGTCAGGAGCCGAACCGGTGCACATTGGAGGGCGTCACCGCCGCGTGCACGGGCCGGTCGTGCGGTTCCGCCGGCACGTCGGCGACGATCTCCACGTCGTACAGGAGCACCACGAGCGCCGGATGGGCGTGCGCGCGCTCCAGACGGGCGAGCACGCGGTCGTACGATCCCCCGCCGCGTCCCAGACGCATGCCGCGCGCGTCGACCGCGAGGCCGGGCAGCAGGACGGCGTCGGCGGCGGACACGGCGTCCGGGCCGAGGCGTTCGCCCGCGGGTTCGAACAGGGCCATCTTCCCGCCGTGTTGCACGCGCGCGAGGGAGCCCTCTCCGGCGTACGCGCCCCAGTCGAGGTCGTTGTCGGGCAGAAGGGCGGGCAGCAGGACGCGCACGCCCCGCGCGCGCAGCGCGTCCAGCAGCGTGAGGGTGCCGGGCTCGCTCCCCACGGAGACGTACGCCGCCACCGTGCGCGCCCGCGCCAGTTCCGGCAGTTCCAGGGCCCGCGCGGCCAGTGCGCCGGCCGCCTCCCGTACGACATCCGCCGTCAACCTGTTCCTCACCGCGAGGAACTCTCGCCGCAACATTCGCTTGTCAGGCTCGGCCGGATGTCCGATGTCAGTCAACAGTCGCTCCCATACCCTCACCAGTGCGCTCATACGACAGCTAACTAACCGGACCTGCAGATTCCTTGCAAAGGCACCGGATAAGGTTGCGTGCATGACCCAGTCGCATACCAGGATCAGCAAGGCTGTCATCCCCGCAGCAGGCCTCGGCACCCGGTTCCTGCCGGCCACCAAGGCCACTCCCAAGGAGATGCTGCCGGTCGTCGACAAGCCGGCGATCCAGTACGTGGTCGAAGAAGCCGTGTCCGCGGGCCTCGACGACGTCCTCATGATCACGGGCCGCAACAAGCGCCCCCTCGAGGACCACTTCGACCGCAACTACGAACTGGAGTCGGCCCTCCAGAAGAAGGGCGACGCGAAACGGCTCGCCAAGGTCCAGGAGTCCAGCGACCTGGCGACCATGCACTACGTCCGTCAGGGCGACCCCAGGGGCCTGGGCCACGCCGTCCTGTGCGCGGCCCCGCACGTCGGTGACGAGCCGTTCGCCGTCCTGCTCGGCGACGACCTGATCGATCCGCGCGACCCGCTGCTCGCGCGCATGGTCGAGGTGCGGGAGCGGCACGGCGGCAGCGTCGTCGCCCTCATGGAGGTCGCGCCGGAGCAGATCCACCTCTACGGCAGCGCGGCCGTGGAGCCCACCGAGGACGGCGACGTCGTCAAGGTGACCGGCCTGGTCGAGAAGCCCGACGCGGCGGACGCCCCGTCGAACTACGCGATCATCGGCCGCTACGTCCTCGACCCGGCGATCTTCGGCATACTGCGCACCACCGAGCCCGGCCGCGGCGGCGAGATCCAGCTCACCGACGCCCTCCAGCAGCTCGCCGAGGACGAGAAGGTCGGCGGCCCCGTGCACGGCGTCGTCTTCAAGGGCCGCCGCTATGACACCGGCGACCGCGGCGACTACCTGCGTGCCATTGTCAGACTCGCATGCGAACGTGAAGACCTGGGCCCGGACTTCCGGGCCTGGCTTCGCAGTTACGTAGCCGAGGAGATGTAACGACGTTGAGCAGCGCCGCGCCCCGCACCACCGGACAAGGCCACCTCTGGTCGGTGGACGAACACCTGCAGGACATCCTCGCGACCGTCCGCCCCCTCGA
It includes:
- a CDS encoding penicillin acylase family protein, which translates into the protein MPPNTTASSGQQPGKSGRKKGRKARLFVLVLVLAIIGGLAFGAYWSISTVRASFPQTKGSITLEGLSGPVDVKRDGYGIPQIYASSDADLFMAQGYVQAQDRFYEMDVRRHMTSGRLSEMFGKGQVKNDEFLRTLGWDRVAEQEYDTTLSAATKKYLQAYAKGVNAYLKGKGGKDISLEYAALGFTNDYTPQQWTPVDSVSWLKAMAWDLRGNMQDEIDRALMTSRLGPKQIADLYPQYPYSRNAAIVQEGQYDALTGTFQQNGATSTGETSTTGSTGTATGSGASALQSQLSGLYDVLDNVPAAVGVNGNGIGSNSWVVAGKYTITGKPLLANDPHLSASLPSVWYQMGLHCRTVSSKCQYDVTGYTFAGMPGVVIGHNQNIAWGMTNSGVDVTDLYLEKLSGEGYLYDGKVKPFTSREETIKVAGGESKKIVVRTTNNGPLLSDRDDELVKVGKKATVDTAAPDRGDGYGIALKWTALEAGTSMDAVFAMDKAADWSDFRAAAQLFDVPSQNLVYADTENHIGYTLPGRIPTRAKGVDGSIPAPGWDSKYAWTGYIDQDALPYEFDPKRGYVVTANQAVVDKDKYPYTLTTDWGYGTRSQRITDLIKQKIDGGGKISTDDMRQMQLDNSSEIAKLLVPKLLKIDIADKDVREAQKLLEGWDYTQDPDSAAAAYFNSVWRNILKLAFGNKLPKELRVKSQCLWVDPVNTTGPVDDTQKVRECGQRDADQAQPDGGDRWFEVVRKLLDDENSDWWTTPEAGARDGADHNRDDLFKRALIDARWELTAKLGKDIDTWSWGRLHRLFLKNQTLGTDGPSFLKYILNRGPWNLGGGEAAVNATGWNAAGGYGVVWVPSMRMVVNLDDLDKSKWINLTGASGHAFSAHYTDQTGKWVKGELLDWSFSDKAVEDSTSDSLVLKP
- a CDS encoding S-methyl-5'-thioadenosine phosphorylase; its protein translation is MANAEIGVIGGSGFYSFLDEVTEVQVDTPYGPPSDSLFLGEIAGRRVAFLPRHGRGHHLPPHRINYRANLWALRSVGARQVLGPCAVGGLRPEYGPGTLLVPDQMVDRTKSRAQSYFDGLPLPDGTVPNVVHVSLADPYCPVGRAASLKAARGRDWEPVDGGTLVVVEGPRFSTRAESLWHQAQGWSVVGMTGHPEATLARELELCYSSLTLVTDLDAGAETGEGVSHDEVLRVFAANVDRLRGVLFDAVAALPSNEERDCLCTSALGGMDPGFELP
- the mscL gene encoding large conductance mechanosensitive channel protein MscL, producing the protein MSAKKEPSVWQGFKAFLMRGNVVDLAVAVVIGAAFTNIVNSVVKGLINPLVGAIGTQNLDSYSSCLSATCKGDEGIRLLWGSVLGATLTFVITAAVVYFLMVLPMAKYLARLEARRKAKEGTREVIEVTELEVLKEIRDALIARQQRGSGHNEP
- a CDS encoding 5-formyltetrahydrofolate cyclo-ligase, whose translation is MLRREFLAVRNRLTADVVREAAGALAARALELPELARARTVAAYVSVGSEPGTLTLLDALRARGVRVLLPALLPDNDLDWGAYAGEGSLARVQHGGKMALFEPAGERLGPDAVSAADAVLLPGLAVDARGMRLGRGGGSYDRVLARLERAHAHPALVVLLYDVEIVADVPAEPHDRPVHAAVTPSNVHRFGS
- a CDS encoding MFS transporter, with product MASTVTSRPGYGQLLRTRGVWTFLLPGFAARQPFAMLTISIVLLVRHTTGSYGAAGAAAAVTGVSMALFAPYSGRLADRYGQRAVLLPGVLVHTLSGLALTALALAHAPLWALFAAAVPTGASVPQIGPMVRARWGVRLQGSPLQTTAAAFESVTDELTFVFGPLLATALCTTLHPAAGLLTEASLTLVGGLLFAAQKSTQPTIATAGHARVRHASALRVPGVRVLIVTFLGIGSVFGGMQVSLAAFTESIGEPGLNGVLYGVFAAGNMLSGVVCGAVAWKAAPRQRLLVGYAALALTASGLWAAHSVPVLAGLGLLVGMSIAPTLITGYTLVDSLVPAGARTEAFTWLTGAVALGQAAAVTIAGQLEDRFWGGAGFLVPMGGTLLALATLVALRSRLAAPPRSRTVARGVGHRVPVTVD
- a CDS encoding potassium/proton antiporter — its product is MYVSSRAQRGGQGRERPLTVQHLNQLLLVCSLVLLVAVAAVRISSRSGLPSLLVYLGIGIAMGQDGVGDIHFDNAELTQVIGYAALVVILAEGGLGTKWKEIRPALPAATALALAGVAVSVGVTATAAHYLIDLEWRQALIIGAVVSSTDAAAVFSVLRKIPLPARVTGMLEAESGFNDAPVVILVVAFSTAGPVEHWYVLVGEIALELAIGAALGLAVGWLGSWGLRHVALPASGLYPIAVMAIAVTAYAAGALAHGSGFLAVYLASMVMGNAKLPHWPATRGFADGLGWIAQIGMFVLLGLLVTPHELGDDVWPALLIGLVLTMVARPLSIVLCLTPFRVPWQEQALMSWAGLRGAVPIILATIPMVQGVDASRRIFNIVFVLVVVYTLVQGPTLPWLARKLRLGGDPEAADLGIESAPLERLRGHLLSVAIPEASKMHGVEVNELRLPAGAAVTLVVRDGKSFVPLPATVLRRGDELLVVATDPVRDAAERRLRAVGHGGKLAGWLGDTGEPGAQGTGH
- a CDS encoding FmdB family zinc ribbon protein, which codes for MPTYQYQCTECGEGLEAVQKFTDDALTECPNCGGRLKKVFSAVGIVFKGSGFYRNDSRGSSSSSAPASASKSTSSDAKSSSSESKSSSTSSASSDSKSKSKSSSTGSSSSSSSAA
- the galU gene encoding UTP--glucose-1-phosphate uridylyltransferase GalU encodes the protein MTQSHTRISKAVIPAAGLGTRFLPATKATPKEMLPVVDKPAIQYVVEEAVSAGLDDVLMITGRNKRPLEDHFDRNYELESALQKKGDAKRLAKVQESSDLATMHYVRQGDPRGLGHAVLCAAPHVGDEPFAVLLGDDLIDPRDPLLARMVEVRERHGGSVVALMEVAPEQIHLYGSAAVEPTEDGDVVKVTGLVEKPDAADAPSNYAIIGRYVLDPAIFGILRTTEPGRGGEIQLTDALQQLAEDEKVGGPVHGVVFKGRRYDTGDRGDYLRAIVRLACEREDLGPDFRAWLRSYVAEEM